The genomic window TCTTCGTTAAGGAAGGCTTGCGTCAGATCAATCGGTCTCCAAGCGTAGGCATCCATGCACTAGCTGATGTGGCTAACAGCAAGCAAGGTGTAACGTCAACACACGTGGCGTTCCAGTTGGCTCCTCGAATCAATGCCATCGGTCGTCTGGCTCATGCCAAGCGTGCGGTTGAACTGCTTCTTGCAGATGATCCAATAGAAGCAGAACGTCTAGCGCTTGAAGCGAATGGACTCAATCAAAAGCGACAAGTCATTCAAGAGCACATCTACATATCAGCGCTAGCTCAGATCGAAGAACACGCTTGGACAGATCAAACACTCGTTGTCGCAGGTGAAGCATGGCATGAAGGGGTTATCGGCATCGTCACAGGGGAACTCACTCAAAACCTGTACAAGCCTACGCTGTGCCTGTCGATCAAAGATGGCGTCGCCAAAGGATCAGGACGGAGTGTACCTGGTGTGGATCTCTATGCGTTATTGCAAGCTGTGCAAGCACAAACGGGTATCTTCACCGCGTTTGGTGGCCACGCAGCGGCGGCAGGTTTCTCCTTACCTGCAGATCGAATCAACGACTTGCGGAGTGCATGGGCAACGGTCGCACAGGATATCGAGTGGGAACCACCGCATATCGATGTGGATGCACCGCTACACGTGCATGAGTTGACACCGCAGTTCATCGCCGATCTGAAACGACTTGAACCGTTTGGCCAAGCGAATCCAGAGCCTATTTTCTTTTTGCGCGATGTACACATTGGGGATGTACAGACGATGGGTGCCAAACAGCAACACCTACGCGCACGTGTGAAAGAAGGAACGGGACGTAGCTATTCGCTCGTCGCGTTTGGAGAAGGGGAACGGGTTTCACAATGGCTAGAACGGACCAGGCGTCATGTGCTTGTCCATGTAGAGGAGAACCGCTATCGGGACATGGTACAGATTCAGATGCGATTGGTGGAGGCGAAATGATGCATGGAACCATTGAATGGTATTCCTGACTACGACCTTCCGAAAAACGCCACCCGTTTCCATCGTCAGAAACTGCGATTCAAGCAGGATTGTGATCAATTAGAGCAGGTGCTTCAACAGATGAGGTTATGCCAAGAGGTTCAACCCACCGAATATGTGACGCGAAAGATCACCACTGTGGCTCCACGTATCGCCTCTGGTCGAAGAATGAGAAACGAAGATCACAGTCACCCCGCTAAAAAGTTACTCGCTTCACTGTCGCGTGACGATTACCAGCGAGCAAGGCATAGAATTTAACCATTTTATAGGATTTATTCTATTTAGTGAGTAATGAAACGGCGTCTGATTGAGGGAAGTGTGGACAGGTAACGTTGGAAATTTCGAATATATAGAGGAGGTAGGTATAATCGGATTAACATCCATTTCAGACATGGGTTATAAAACCTATTAGGGAAGGATGTTCATTGATGCAGTTCCATCGTTTCATGAGTTCGTACATTTGTGTCTGCTACCTTATATTTGATTCACATCAATGATTGGATATAAAACTTCATAGCAAATCAGAATTCTCCTGGTAATATCTAATGGTCTGCGGTATGTAGGTGCATGGGAGTCCTCAAGTGTTCATCTTTTGTGGATTCCAGTCATCGCCCAGTGGCTTGGACCTCTGTCAAGTTACTGGACACAAATCGAAGAACTATTTTACGCAACTGACGCAGACAATAGATCCTCCATCTGCTGGGGTGTTTTATAGCCAAGCGCTGAGTGAATTCGGTTGCGATTGTAG from Sulfoacidibacillus ferrooxidans includes these protein-coding regions:
- a CDS encoding DHHA1 domain-containing protein, coding for FVKEGLRQINRSPSVGIHALADVANSKQGVTSTHVAFQLAPRINAIGRLAHAKRAVELLLADDPIEAERLALEANGLNQKRQVIQEHIYISALAQIEEHAWTDQTLVVAGEAWHEGVIGIVTGELTQNLYKPTLCLSIKDGVAKGSGRSVPGVDLYALLQAVQAQTGIFTAFGGHAAAAGFSLPADRINDLRSAWATVAQDIEWEPPHIDVDAPLHVHELTPQFIADLKRLEPFGQANPEPIFFLRDVHIGDVQTMGAKQQHLRARVKEGTGRSYSLVAFGEGERVSQWLERTRRHVLVHVEENRYRDMVQIQMRLVEAK